From a single Ornithorhynchus anatinus isolate Pmale09 chromosome 4, mOrnAna1.pri.v4, whole genome shotgun sequence genomic region:
- the SEC16A gene encoding protein transport protein Sec16A isoform X4, with protein MQPPPQTVPPGTGGPPPVGGIPRNRYWSNSPYSRRANTPVAPAAGPVQPVTDPFAFGRQTPQGTPLGNQSKGSPLVMQGPSGVFPQPSNTQVPQPHAGDNPLGLHPSLPGPPSQPGVNTDLFTNTSAPSALSGWAANSGAEIHPNTEPGPRNPSVPSHYSSGPGLENSYGGYPQGSVPPPGRPLSRQDPSAPSSGAPTTSSFFPPPLQQTAAQWRPVQGSPPPSLHNYPPFAELPSHSTAPLAPGMSHFHPGAGHQQYVPPVTVSGPPGGGEKREPASDHHPENRFSQTPGATAPWVSQPYPEQFYPPQHLADPSLANPVAQVNSSENQPQYGTEAVLGHGQPEAPSGTFSVFFARGEAKNEENLSLGIAGKSDFDGFPPSSGPGYPHPPHPPQLGAAGLPQAAVVQGSPSEDVQRVVDAPPYFSQPASNQHDTHTAKNTDLYADDRSGVGAAHGSQFENIENLECVQNQEVPPSEPPNLPASSPNELYRYGPATGQPLPKHSVGSHAEGGSNLESPDALPHPIRSESVSSNYSGVSHRSAASSARPQELVGTFIQQEVGKPDEELSGSFFKQIDSSPLGGEICEPSVHKSYHGNLSQPPTPSPPKPTGVFQTSANSSFEPVRAHGVGVKPVEADRANVVAELRENPGTQKNSRPSPALPAASPGNLEQPPDNMETFFMPHGHPLPRPGDPGSLLPHIGGPPLENTPLSSEKRASTRAHAKKCESPATTLWAQNELPNFGGNVLLAPAAPALYVPPKTQASEVIQPPDEGLSHQQARKPGSVPVRPPTDGSVSSENLENPPKMGEEEALPSQASSGYASLLSSPPTESLQNQPILIAQPNQSYNLAQPKNISMPLPNRLNPPENNQSQKDPPVADRSTSGSHVLRRSGSGESVPLPGSLNLPVSAGLSKTPFSQGPGTSPEMASNQPTNLLVQPPLNLVPEGQKNQTPENLLPEYASKTVNLPSSPGTRFPPGNSGVMLVPPVSSTLVPQNNPADHSGNRKDISEALDYAVTRTMENQMINNSVHNPASAGNPAFSQKAAAANHAAPSGPEARDKEHFYQQVTKDPRRQTALDGTQQGALAPPQQIAGAPGPKAVPSGQPSDPSHPGSQPGVETPPGSSAPPAGYGPTAAGRPQLPPGTGAPAPAVNAGQPSGQQEPPRPPPSQTPQNAFGPPQNLPPYYYYRHPYEAYQPPYPQPYPTDPRLAPHLYQEDAYGLYDPRYRHYDSGTEYPESYRYAEPERPSSRASHSSERPSSRQGYPERYYNTKGGWSSQSDFYANYYSSQYDYGDPSRWERYQYDPRYRDSRYDRRYWYDSEHDPYRKEPYYDDRPEKYEDHWRYDPRFTGSFDDEPEPHRDPYGDELDRRSVHSEHSAHSQQSSHSRQSSFSSRSRQSQIYRNHDVTANSYDATAQPGSHHGDYSYGYSNHFKDAQTFVDYGYPSETGWSATEHVPSRPSTPEKFSVTHVCARFGPGGHLIKVLPNLPSEGQPALVEIHSMETMLQHTPEQEEMRSFPGPLAKDDTHKVDVINFAQNKATECFRNENLLDKESASLLWDFIVLLCRQNGTVVGTDIAELLLRDHKTVWLPGKSPNEANLIDFSNEAVEQAEEEEAGEAQLSFLTDSLVTTTDSFEKETERFRELLLYGRKKDALESAMKHGLWGHALLLASKMDNRTHARVMTRFANSLPINDPLQTVYQLMSGRMPAASTCCGDEKWGDWRPHLAMVLSNLNNNMDVESRTIATMGDTLASKGLLDAAHFCYLMAQVGFGVYTKKTTKLVLIGSNHSWPFLKFASNEAIHRTEAYEYAQSLGSQPCFLPNFQVFKFIYACRLAEAGLAAQAFHYCEVISKTILQQPHQYSPVLISQLIQIASQLRLFDPQIKEKPEQESFIEPAWLVQLQHLQGQIKEGDIIWNPDRGTPQQYPSTPSSELEHYDGPGLAQDMDAGAGNPLLASLLPNLEPPNQNVRLMPSAPQTILDGSAGVAPPLQQENSSSVPFYPGPPSMRPVPGYSPPGSVPGFSDQYGGEPGAVYLGPDGLPATRRMPQESPIRSTFPDQREDDFSGKLAPGRRSRTTSQSSVHLGQGRRPQNSESLGHSAGKQPSPSASVPDGKRPAKEVKKDIKEPKKGGESWFSRWLPGKKKTEAYLPDDKNKSIVWDEKKQRWVNLDEPEEMSKPPPPPPTSFPKVPQALPPGPAGPPNASVNMFSRKAAGSRARYVDVLNPSGTKPSAPVPAPSDLFAPLAPLPIPSNLFVPNPEEQPPVESGSLEGQTSPVLQTNPEAAAGAQLVNSAASPPGCELPASNLDGSQSGELSRCSSMSSLSREVSQHFNQPACSLPLSGGPPAGTVPFYNPSQFAQPSVAPGSTRLGRIGQRKYPSLK; from the exons ATGCAGCCGCCTCCCCAGACTGTTCCTCCGGGAACTGGCGGACCACCTCCTGTAGGAGGGATTCCTCGGAATAGGTATTGGTCTAACAGCCCTTACAGCAGGCGGGCGAACACCCCGGTGGCTCCGGCAGCCGGCCCCGTGCAGCCTGTGACAGACCCTTTTGCATTTGGTCGGCAGACTCCTCAAGGTACTCCGTTAGGCAATCAATCCAAAGGCAGCCCACTTGTTATGCAAGGTCCCTCAGGGGTGTTCCCTCAACCGTCCAATACGCAGGTGCCTCAACCACACGCTGGGGATAATCCACTCGGACTGCACCCGTCCTTACCGGGACCCCCGTCCCAACCTGGAGTGAATACCGATTTGTTTACAAATACGTCAGCTCCTTCGGCCTTGTCGGGGTGGGCTGCGAACAGCGGTGCAGAAATCCATCCCAACACGGAACCCGGGCCGCGCAACCCATCGGTCCCCTCGCATTACAGTTCCGGACCGGGACTGGAAAATTCGTACGGCGGCTACCCCCAGGGGAGTGTTCCTCCTCCCGGCAGGCCCCTCAGCAGACAGGATCCAAGCGCCCCATCCTCTGGGGCACCCACCACGTCGTCCTTCTTTCCTCCACCCCTTCAACAAACCGCGGCCCAGTGGAGGCCAGTCCAAGGAAGCCCGCCGCCGTCGCTGCATAATTATCCCCCCTTTGCGGAGCTGCCGTCTCACAGTACAGCCCCTCTGGCTCCTGGGATGTCCCATTTTCACCCCGGCGCAGGGCATCAGCAATATGTCCCACCAGTGACCGTGTCAGGACCTCCGGGGGGCGGTGAAAAGAGAGAGCCGGCCAGTGACCACCACCCTGAAAATAGGTTTAGCCAGACTCCGGGAGCGACCGCCCCTTGGGTGAGCCAGCCATACCCGGAACAgttttacccaccccagcatcTGGCAGACCCTTCCCTTGCTAATCCCGTCGCTCAGGTAAATAGCTCAGAGAACCAGCCTCAGTATGGGACCGAGGCGGTACTGGGCCACGGACAGCCAGAGGCCCCTTCAGGGACCTTCTCGGTGTTCTTCGCGAGGGGAGAGGCCAAAAATGAGGAAAACCTTTCTTTGGGAATAGCTGGGAAATCTGATTTTGATGGCTTTCCTCCTAGTTCGGGACCCGGCtaccctcaccctccccacccgccgCAGCTTGGAGCGGCCGGCCTTCCTCAGGCGGCTGTCGTTCAAGGTTCCCCCAGTGAAGACGTGCAACGGGTCGTGGATGCCCCGCCGTATTTCTCTCAGCCTGCAAGCAACCAACATGACACACACACCGCTAAAAACACCGACCTTTACGCTGATGACAGATCAGGTGTCGGCGCAGCTCACGGGTCCCAGTTTGAAAACATCGAGAACTTGGAGTGCGTGCAGAATCAGGAAGTCCCGCCGAGCGAACCCCCAAATTTGCCCGCTTCCTCCCCGAACGAACTGTACCGGTACGGCCCGGCCACGGGGCAGCCGCTTCCAAAGCACAGTGTCGGGAGCCACGCCgaaggggggtccaacctggagtCCCCCGACGCGCTCCCCCATCCTATCCGTTCCGAGAGCGTGTCCTCCAACTACAGCGGCGTCAGTCATCGGAGCGCGGCGAGTTCAGCGAGACCCCAAGAGCTGGTGGGCACGTTTATTCAGCAGGAAGTGGGAAAACCCGATGAAGAGCTCTCGGGGAGCTTCTTTAAACAGATCGACTCATCTCCTTTAGGGGGAGAGATCTGTGAGCCAAGCGTACACAAAAGTTATCACGGCAATCTGTCCCAGCCTCCTACCCCAAGTCCCCCTAAACCTACAGGGGTGTTCCAGACCAGTGCAAACAGTTCTTTCGAACCGGTGAGAGCCCACGGAGTCGGGGTGAAACCCGTCGAGGCCGACCGAGCGAACGTTGTGGCGGAACTGAGGGAGAACCCCGGGACCCAGAAGAATTCCAGGCCAAGTCCGGCCCTCCCGGCCGCCTCACCGGGCAACCTCGAACAACCCCCAGATAACATGGAAACCTTCTTCATGCCCCACGGGCATCCTCTGCCTCGGCCTGGCGACCCTGGGAGCCTGCTTCCCCATATTGGGGGACCACCTTTGGAAAATACTCCCCTGTCGTCCGAAAAGAGAGCATCGACTAGAGCTCACGCCAAGAAGTGCGAGAGTCCCGCCACCACTCTGTGGGCACAGAATGAACTGCCTAACTTTGGAGGAAATGTCCTCctggcccccgccgcccctgcaCTTTACGTACCCCCCAAGACCCAGGCTTCCGAAGTCATTCAGCCCCCCGACGAGGGACTGTCCCACCAGCAGGCCCGGAAGCCGGGATCCGTTCCCGTTCGTCCTCCAACGGACGGCAGCGTGTCCTCCGAAAACCTGGAGAACCCTCCcaaaatgggggaagaggaggccctGCCGTCTCAGGCAAGTTCTGGTTACGCGAGTTTACTGTCCTCGCCGCCCACGGAATCTTTGCAAAATCAACCGATCTTGATTGCCCAGCCTAATCAGAGCTATAATCTGGCTCAGCCCAAGAATATTTCTATGCCCTTACCTAATCGGTTAAATCCTCCCGAAAATAATCAGTCTCAAAAAGACCCTCCAGTCGCGGACAGATCTACATCAGGCAGTCACGTCCTCCGCAGATCGGGGTCTGGAGAGAGCGTGCCTTTGCCAGGTTCTCTTAATTTACCCGTATCTGCCGGTTTGTCTAAGACTCCTTTTTCACAAGGCCCTGGTACCTCTCCTGAAATGGCCTCTAATCAACCTACCAATCTGCTAGTGCAGCCTCCACTTAACCTTGTCCCAGAAGGGCAGAAGAATCAGACCCCAGAAAACCTTCTTCCTGAATATGCCAGTAAAACGGTTAATTTACCTTCTTCCCCCGGGACACGTTTTCCTCCTGGAAACTCAGGTGTGATGTTAGTTCCACCGGTGAGCAGCACCTTGGTGCCCCAGAACAATCCCGCAGATCACTCCGGTAATCGGAAAGATATCTCTGAAGCGCTTGATTATGCGGTAACTCGGACAATGGAAAATCAGATGATAAATAATTCTGTGCATAATCCCGCGTCGGCCGGCAACCCGGCATTTTCGCAGAAAGCCGCTGCCGCTAATCACGCTGCTCCGTCTGGGCCAGAGGCGCGTGACAAGGAGCATTTCTATCAACAGGTAACGAAAGATCCGCGGCGTCAAACGGCCCTAGACGGAACCCAGCAAGGGGCGCTGGCCCCTCCGCAGCAAATAGCGGGCGCTCCGGGGCCCAAAGCAGTACCTTCTGGCCAGCCGTCAGACCCTTCCCATCCCGGCAGTCAGCCCGGCGTCGAAACCCCGCCTGGAAGTTCAGCCCCTCCGGCAGGTTACGGCCCGACGGCTGCCGGGCGGCCCCAGCTTCCGCCCGGGACCGGTGCCCCGGCTCCGGCCGTTAACGCCGGGCAGCCGTCGGGGCAGCAGGaacccccccggccgccgccgtctCAGACTCCTCAAAACGCCTTCGGTCCACCGCAGAACCTGCCACCTTACTATTATTACAGGCACCCTTACGAAGCCTATCAGCCTCCGTATCCACAGCCCTACCCCACAGATCCGCGCCTCGCTCCCCATCTTTACCAG GAGGACGCCTATGGCCTGTATGACCCCCGCTACAGACACTACGATAGCGGTACAGAGTATCCTGAGAGTTATAGATATGCTGAACCAGAACGCCCTAGTTCAAGAGCTAGTCACAGTTCAGAAAGACCATCTTCAAG ACAGGGATATCCTGAGAGATACTACAATACCAAAGGTGGATGGAGCAGCCAGAGTGATTTCTATGCAAATTATTATTCCAGCCAGTATGATTATGGAG ATCCAAGTCGCTGGGAACGTTATCAGTATGACCCCAGGTACCGGGATTCCCGCTATGACCGCAGATACTGGTATGATTCCGAACACGATCCATACAGGAAAGAGCCATATTACGATGACAG GCCTGAAAAATATGAGGATCACTGGCGGTACGATCCTCGATTTACTGGGAGTTTTGATGACGAACCTGAACCCCACAGAGATCCTTACGGTGATGAGCTGGACAGACGCAGTGTCCACAGTGAGCATTCCGCCCACAGCCAACAGAGTTCCCATAGTCGTCAGAGTAGCTTCAGCTCTCGGTCTCGTCAG AGCCAGATCTATAGAAACCAtgatgtgactgctaattcatATGATGCCACAGCTCAGCCAGGCTCCCATCATGGAGACTATTCCTATGGATACAGTAATCACTTCAAGGATGCACAGACTTTTGTAGATTACGGCTACCCTTCTGAAACAGGATGGTCCGCTACAGAACACG TTCCTTCAAGACCATCCACACCTGAGAAATTTTCAGTGACTCATGTCTGTGCACGATTTGGGCCTGGGGGTCATCTTATTAAAGTGCTTCCCAACCTGCCTTCTGAAGGGCAGCCAGCTTTGGTTGAGATACACAGCATGGAG ACTATGCTGCAACATACTCCGGAACAGGAAGAGATGAGGTCATTCCCTGGACCACTAGCTAA AGATGACACCCATAAAGTGGATGTTATTAATTTTGCACAGAACAAAGCAACGGAATGTTTTCGAAATGAAAATTTACTTGATAAAGAGTCTGCCAGTCTTCTCTGGGATTTTATTGTACTGTTGTGCAGGCAGAATGGG ACTGTCGTGGGGACAGACATTGCAGAGCTTCTGTTAAGAGATCACAAAACCGTGTGGCTTCCCGGGAAATCTCCCAATGAAGCAAACCTGATTGACTTTTCCAATGAGGCCGTGGAgcaagctgaggaggaggaggccggcgaAGCACAGCTCTCGTTTCTCACCGACAGTCTGGTAACCACTACTGATAGTtttgagaaggagacagagagattcAGAGAGCTCCTGCTTTATGGCCGGAAGAAG GATGCGTTGGAATCTGCTATGAAGCATGGCTTATGGGGTCATGCTCTATTACTCGCCAGTAAAATGGACAACCGAACACACGCAAGAGTGATGACCAG GTTTGCCAACAGCCTCCCAATTAATGATCCACTGCAAACTGTTTACCAACTCATGTCTGGAAGAATGCCAGCTGCATCCACA tgctgtggagatgagaaatggggagactggAGACCTCACCTTGCTATGGTTTTATCCAACCTGAACAATAATATGGATGTGGAGTCACGGACAATTGCCACTATGGGGGATACTCTTG CTTCAAAAGGCCTCCTGGATGCTGCACATTTTTGCTACTTGATGGCCCAGGTTGGATTTGGAGTCTATacaaagaaaacaacaaaactcGTCCTAATTGGATCAAATCACAG TTGGCCGTTTCTAAAATTTGCTTCCAATGAAGCCATTCACAGAACGGAAGCTTATGAATACGCACAGTCATTGGGAAGTCAGCCCTGCTTCTTACCAAACTTTCAG GTGTTCAAGTTCATTTACGCTTGTCGACTGGCCGAAGCGGGTCTCGCTGCGCAAGCCTTTCATTACTGCGAAGTCATTTCCAAAACCATTCTTCAGCAGCCACACCAGTATTCACCAGTGCTCATCAGTCAACTTATTCAG ATAGCCTCCCAGTTACGACTCTTCGATCCTCAGATAAAAGAGAAGCCAGAACAGGAGTCCTTTATTGAACCTGCTTGGTTAGTTCAGCTTCAGCATTTGCAAGGACAAATAAAG GAAGGTGATATAATTTGGAATCCAGACAGAGGAACCCCTCAGCAGTATCCAAGCACCCCGAGCTCTGAATTAGAGCATTATGATGGCccaggacttgcccaagatatggATGCAGGGGCAGGCAACCCGTTACTGGCATCCCTGTTGCCTAACTTGGAGCCACCTAATCAGAATGTGCGGCTCATGCCATCAG CTCCTCAGACGATACTGGATGGTTCAGCTGGCGTGGCACCTCCTTTGCAGCAAGAAAACTCGAGCAGCGTGCCATTCTACCCAGGGCCTCCCTCTATGAGGCCAGTCCCTGGCTACAGTCCACCTGGCTCTGTTCCAGGGTTTTCGGATCAGTACGGCGGTGAGCCTGGAGCTGTGTACCTAGGACCTGATGGGCTACCAG CAACGAGAAGGATGCCCCAGGAATCCCCTATCAGAAGCACTTTCCCGGATCAGAGAGAAGATGACTTCAGTGGAAAACTG GCCCCAGGACGAAGATCGAGAACTACCTCTCAGTCTTCAGTGCACCTG GGCCAAGGAAGAAGGCCCCAGAACTCTGAATCATTAGGGCACTCCGCAGGGAAGCAACCTTCTCCTTCAGCATCAGTTCCCGATGGAAAGAGACCTGCCAAGGAGGTCAAAAAAGATATCAAAGAGCCCAAAAAG GGTGGTGAATCTTGGTTCTCTCGCTGGCttccagggaaaaaaaagactgaaGCTTACCTGCCAGATGATAAGAACAAATCA ATTGTTTGGGATGAAAAGAAGCAGCGTTGGGTGAATTTGGATGAACCAGAAGAAATG AGCaagccaccacctccacctccaacGTCATTTCCAAAGGTTCCGCAGGCTCTTCCCCCAGGTCCCGCGGGACCTCCCAATGCATCTGTTAACATGTTTTCTAGGAAAGCAG CAGGAAGCCGAGCTCGCTACGTCGACGTCTTAAACCCAAGTGGAACCAAACCAAGTGCGCCCGTCCCTGCTCCTTCCGATCTGTTTGCCCCACTGGCACCGCTTCCTATTCCTTCAAACCTGTTTGTGCCCAATCCAG AAGAACAGCCGCCCGTGGAAAGCGGTAGCCTGGAAGGGCAGACCTCACCGGTTCTCCAAACCAACCCAGAAGCCGCAGCAGGAGCACAG TTGGTGAATTCCGCAGCATCACCACCTGGTTGCGAACTCCCTGCTTCCAATCTGGATGGATCCCAGTCGGGAGAG CTTTCGCGCTGTAGTTCAATGAGTTCATTATCACGTGAAGTAAGCCAGCATTTTAATCAG CCTGCCTGCAGTTTGCCCCTCTCGGGAGG